Genomic window (Arachis hypogaea cultivar Tifrunner chromosome 13, arahy.Tifrunner.gnm2.J5K5, whole genome shotgun sequence):
CTTATTGTTTTTACTTAAGTAGGCGCTTTATTGGTCTGCACATCGAGGTATCAGTACATTTGAATTTTAGAAGAGGCAATGGGAACTCATAAGATACTGAGGGGAACTCATAAGATACTGAGGCTAGACGAgagattttttgttgttgttgttggacccCTTCCTTCTGGTATCCAGATTTTTTCAGTGTTGGCCTTATGGGCTCAGGTGAGTTGCTTGCGTCGATGGCATTTATGTCATATTTGGCTTAAATTGCTAACTTGCcatgaattttaattttctagGGCTGCAATGATGGCTGCCACATTTATTTTGTTTGTAAAATGTAGACTATGGAGTCTATTGTTAGCCTATTGTCAAGATTTCACGTGAGTGATATTACAGGTTAATTTTAATATGAATGTAATGTTTGTTTGGTGCATTAGTATGAATGTAATGTTTGAATTAGTTGATTATATAGAAAATCATGTTAAaacagtttaaaattttatggtttCTTCTTTTCATTTTGGTGCTTTTACTGCCCCATGCTTCAAGGACTTGAGTTCCTAGAGCTTCAAGGTCTGCTTTTGCTTTTGACCACCTTGTGATGTATAAATGATTATCAGTGGACGAATCTTGATTAAACTATTCGGTTGTAGGAGATGTTCATGGCCAGtattcagatcttctaaggttgTTTGAATATGGGGGATACCCACCTGAGGCAAATTATTTATTCCTTGGAGATTATGTTGATCGTGGTAAACAGAGCATAGAGACGATATGTTTACTCCTTGCATACAAGATCAAATACAAGGAGAACTTCTTTCTTCTTAGGGGCAACCATGAATGTGCCTCCATTAATCGTATATATGGTTTCTATGATGAGTGCAAGAGGAGGTTTAATGTTCGCATTTGGAAGACTTTTACCGACTGCTTTAACTGTCTACCCGTTGCTGCTCTTATAGATGAGAAAATCCTTTGCATGCATGGTGGATTATCTCCTGAGCTTAAACACTTAGATCAGATAAGGAATATTGCTCGTCCAGTTGACGTACCAGATCATGGACTTCTCTGTGACCTGCTGTGGGCTGATCCTGATAAAGATCTTGATGGGTGGGGAGAAAATGACCGAGGTGTGTCATTTACATTTGGTGCTGATAAGGTGGTTGAATTTCTTGAAGAGCATGATCTTGATCTGATTTGCCGAGCTCATCAGGTAATGGGACCTCAACTTTTACCATAGATGGTATCTAATTTAGttctatacatacatacatatacattcATGATAGAGTAGTGCATGCATGATGTATGTGGAATTTTTAACTATTACATTGTAAAATGAGAAGTAACTATTTGCTTGAGtagatttataaataataatgataatgatgactCTGTATCAAAGGGGAAAGGGAGACATGAATGAGACTAATTACGATCAAATTTGGTTTTCTTGCAACACTTGGGATTTTCTCTACTCTTTATGTATCACCATGTAGAGCACCTCATAATATCAGGTTATTTCTGTGTACTGGGCCTTCGGGCTTTTGCCTGGCTCATCTgatattttccttttaaaattctGGTTGTTGCATATCAGGTTGTAGAAGATGGATATGAGTTTTTTGCCAAGCGCCAGCTGGTGACTATATTTTCAGCACCAAATTACTGTGGGGAATTTGATAATGCCGGTGCTATGATGAGCGTGGATGACACCTTGACATGctctttccaaatacttaaatcTTCTGACAAGAAGGGTAAAGGTGGATTTGGCAACAACACTTCAAGACCGGGAACTCCTCCTCACAAGGTATGAAGTATCAGAATCATTTATAATGTTGCACTTGTGCTTTGACACTTAACATAATCAACACTTCTGCAGTTCTATTCATGTATTTGGGTCTGTTTGTATGTTTGATGCTAATATGTCAAAAGTCTAGTTACCCTAAAATGACAGGCAGTCAATATCATATATATGACGATGAGTTGATGACTCAacccccctcccccctccctaatTCTCATTCAGTTTTTTGCCACATATCTTTGCTGAATGTTAATTACGCTGGCCTCTTCCAATATTTCTGTAACATCTGCTGTATCGTTTTGTTCCAGGGTGGGAAGGTGTTTAATTGACATTCCGGAGCTAAATTTAAGATTGGTGAACTTGACGGAGGCCCTCATTCTTCCAATTAGGTCAAAGACGACTTGTCACAAATATATAAAGCATGACTCCTGCCTTCCTTCCCTGGAAAGGATAACTAAAATACACTGTAGCGAGGGACAAGGCACATTTTATTGTGCAACTTTGATTGACCTCTCCCCTTTGTctctaatttctttcttctttttctatatagCTTTCATTTTTGCTTTTAATGTACAATGGAAATTGGAAAGTCAAACTTCCATAAGGGGAAATCCTGATTATGTTATGGTGATGCgaaagttttatttatttatgaatagGGTCAGCTTTAAAGTTTATCCTAAAATGAGTCATGACCCCCTAGTTGAGATgttgatttaattaattattaatgcatGATCTAGACAAAGATAAAACAAATTGTTTAACGTTATTCATGAAAGAAGTATCTTGTATTGCATTTCATACTAGAACTATTTAATTTTACGGAAAATTTAATGTTTTTCAATGAGCGTATAATTTTTTCAACGAGGATTTTTAAAGTCAGACATCAACGTAGGTTGAATTGAACAAGATTTAGATTGCGTCCAGAGCCTTCTTTTGATAATTCCGGATGAATACATGAATGATGAATTTACAAAATGAACATTAAAATTAtctattaatttattagtataaaatatatattaaaatatcacatatgttaataataaatttaatcatatatatttatacataaatatatgatAGTTGATTTTGGCTTTTAAGTAGCATTTTTTTAACTATGAGTTGATCGAGTAAAATTCTGATTAGTCGTGTAGTTGTGTGTTTCTATATTCCGATTCAATGCAACCTTCAGTCAATTACATTCATGTTTTGTCAGATAGAACCTAAAAATGATTTTGTAATTGAACTTTTGTGTGAAGACCTGGGGATGTTTTAGTAATATAACTTGCTAAGAGATTTTATATGTTTAGTTTTGTAAAACattcttttataatattaattgcAAAAGTCCAATATTATTtacatttttaagattttttaattaaaaaaataaccataatattaaatttaatagtcTCTGCGAATTTCGTTATCTACATTTTAATTGAAATCCTTAATAAATTGGAGttaaggaaaaaaattaaaataaacttaGTTTACACTTTCTATTCCCCCCTCTAATGTAAAACACAACACACACAAAAGTCGAATAAAACtattggagaaaaaaaaaagaatttgaatgCAATATCATTAAGGTTAATAGTAAAAGTATCCATGGAAAATTATACTTGTATCaatttggtttttaaaagatcacAATTTGTCCCTGAAAAAATACTATGATGAgtcaaattgtattttttttttttttcatcttgtaactaattttttttttggtgaacaaccaagagaaaaaacaaaagagtagaaaagaaaaagaaaagaaatcaggTTCTTAACAGTAAGAGAGGACAAACCACCTCTGGTGGCTGGTGCCAAAGGTGAACCTCATCAGTTCCGCTACCTCCAGATCCCATCTTTGCCAACCGATCTGCCACGACATTAGCTTCTCTCGGGATAAGCTCAAAACGAATATCCCAATCCCTTCTTAACTTCAAGTCAAAGATCAGTTGTATTACTTCTTTTTCAAGGTGCCAGAGTGGAACTTGCCAACCAGTCACTAGCTCAAAAGCTGCTGCGCAATCTGTCTCACAGACAACAAGCTTAAGACCCGCCTCCCAAGCCCAAGCCAAACCTTTCCATATACTCCACAACTCCATCTTGATGACACTAGATCCAAAGGAATTTCCTGAGCATCCCATTACCCATTGACTGGAGCTATCGCGAATTACCCACCCAAAACCAGCACAATTATCCCCCAAGTTCACACTCCCATCACAATTTAACTTCCAAGCACCAGGTTCTGGCGGAGACCAAGATAGAGGTTTTAATCCCTGGATGCAACACACTCGATTCTGAGTTGTATATTCAAAATCCACCATGCACCCGCGAGCCTTGTATGCAATTGACCCAGCAGATCCGAAAACTCCCTGAAAATTACCCATATTTCTGTCTTGCCAAATTGACCATATTATAGCTGCAAATTTGGAACAACCTTCATTGAGGAGGCCATGCTTGAACCAATCATGCACCTCGTGAGAGTCAAAGAAACACACATCAGAAAAACCTAGAGAAACCCAAACTGATCGCACCACTTCACAATCCCGAAAACAATGAAGAATTGTCTCCGGAAGTTGATTGCAACGTGTACATAAGGATGAGGAGGAGAGATGTCGCCGAAAATGCAGATATTGAGTTGGTACAGCATCATGAAGGCAAAGCCACACTAGGAGCCTCAACTTTTCAGGGACCTGCGCcttccaaagccaaagccaattaatATTCCTAtcccaattcaacttattctgaatTAACCATAAATATCCTTGTTTAGCAGAGTAAAGAGTGTGCTCCCAACTCCAACCCAAATCACGACCAGAAGCCGAAATATGTACTAAATTAAGAATGTCTTCCCTTAAGTCCCTAGGAATAAAAGAGTAAATCCTCTCCAAATGCCAAACTCCATCACGGTAAACATCTTCAATGGTCAAAGCAGCCTCACAGATATCAAGAAATTCAACCCTCGCTCCTACTGGCCCAGAGTGCAACCAAGAGTCAAACCAGAAATTCTTAGAAAGAGCTCCCACTTCCCAAACAAACCCTTCCTTTAATACGGAAGCTGAGTGCACAATAGACTTCCATATATACGATGAAGAACCCATTGCTTTAACTGCAAATAGGTTTCTATTCTGGAGGTATTTCTGAAGCATAATCTTGACCCACAGTTTCTCTTGATTCATCAAAATTTGTCAAACTAGCTTTCCTAATAAAGAAAAATTGACCAACCGCGACTCCCGCAAAGCAAGACCTCCAAACTTTTTTCGGAGTCGTCAAAACTCTCCAAGATGCTAAATGAAGACCACGGTGATTATGACTACAACACCAAATGAAACTTCTAGTAATCTTATCAATGTTAGAGCACACACCTGATGGAAAAAGGCTTACTTGCATCCTATAAATAGGTATAGAAGATAAAACTGATTTAGCAAGGCAAATCCGACCAGCTTTATTAAGGAAGCGACCTTTCCAAGATGCTAGCCTATTAGTAAGCTTATCAACCACATCATTAAAATCAGCTTTAGTAACTCTGCC
Coding sequences:
- the LOC112732580 gene encoding serine/threonine-protein phosphatase PP1; translated protein: MDESVLDDIIRRLLAAKNGRTTKQVQLTESEIRQLCTTSKEIFLSQPNLLELEAPIKICGDVHGQYSDLLRLFEYGGYPPEANYLFLGDYVDRGKQSIETICLLLAYKIKYKENFFLLRGNHECASINRIYGFYDECKRRFNVRIWKTFTDCFNCLPVAALIDEKILCMHGGLSPELKHLDQIRNIARPVDVPDHGLLCDLLWADPDKDLDGWGENDRGVSFTFGADKVVEFLEEHDLDLICRAHQVVEDGYEFFAKRQLVTIFSAPNYCGEFDNAGAMMSVDDTLTCSFQILKSSDKKGKGGFGNNTSRPGTPPHKGGKVFN